The following are encoded in a window of Narcine bancroftii isolate sNarBan1 chromosome 2, sNarBan1.hap1, whole genome shotgun sequence genomic DNA:
- the LOC138752948 gene encoding uncharacterized protein has protein sequence MLYNTPTDLSALQHSPRSLWSTTLPQIPLIYNTPPDPSNTPPDPSVLQHSPGSLCSTTHPRPTCATTLPRFVCSTTLPRSLCSTTLPQIPLPYNTAPDPSVLQHSPRSLCSTTLPRIPLLHNTPQTNLFYNTPQIRLLYNTPQISLLYNPTSDTSALQHSPRSLCSTTLPQIPLFYNTPPDPSTSQHPPDPSALQHTRRSVCSTTLPQIPLLYDTPQTNLFYNTPPDTSALQHTPRSTCSTTLSQIPLFCNTPPDPSASQHSPRSVCSTTLPQIRLLCNTPPDPSVLQHSPRYLCSATLPQIPLLYNTPPDLSALQHIPKYPCSTTLPHISLLYNTPPDPSVLQHSPGSLCFTTLPQIPLLYNTPPDPSVLQHSPGSLCSTTHPRPTCSTTLLQIPLLYNTAADPSALQHSPRSLCSTTHPRPTCSTTHRQIPLLYNTPPDQPVQQYSPRSPYSTTLRLDPFALPNTPRSLCPTTHRQIRLLHNTAQDPSIPLFYNTPPDPSAPQHTPDQPVLQHSSRSLCSTTLPQIRLLYNTPPDPSAL, from the exons atgctctacaacactccaacAGATCTCTCTGctttacaacactcccccagatccctgtggtctacaacactcccccagatccctctgatctacaacactcccccggaTCCCTCT aacactcccccagatccctctgttctacaacactcccccggatccctctgctccacaacacaccCCAGACCAACCTGtgctacaacactccccagattcgtctgctctacaacactccccagatctctctgctctacaACCCTACCTCAGATACCTCTGCCCTACAACAcagccccagatccctctgttctacaacattcccccagatccctctgttctacaacactcccccggaTCCCACTGCTCCACAACACACCCCAGACCaacctgttctacaacactccccagattcgtctgctctacaacactccccagatctctctgctctacaACCCTACCTCAGATACCTCTGCCCTACAACAcagccccagatccctctgttctacaacactcccccagatccctctgttctacaatacTCCCCCGGATCCCTCTACTTCACAAcatcccccagatccctctgctctacaacacaccCGCAGATCcgtctgctctacaacactcccccagatccctctgctctacgaCACACCCCAGACCAACTTGTTCTACAACACACCGCCAGAtacctctgctctacaacacaccCCCAGATCAACCTGTTCAACAacactttcccagatccctctgttctgcaacactcccccagatccctctgcttcacaacactcccccagatccgtctgctctacaacactcccgcAGATCCGTCTGctctgcaacactcccccagatccctctgttctacaacactcccccagatacCTCTGCTCTGCAACCCTccctcagatccctctgctctacaacacaccGCCAGATCTCTCTGCTTTACAACACATCCCCAAATAcccctgttctacaacactcccgcATATCTCTCTGctttacaacactcccccagatccctctgttctacaacactcccccggaTCCCTCTGctttacaacactcccccagatccctctgctctacaacactcccccagatccctctgttctacaacactcccccggatccctctgctccacaacacaccCCAGACCaacctgttctacaacactcctccagatccctctgctctacaacactgccGCAGATCcgtctgctctacaacactcccccagatccctctgctctacgaCACACCCCAGACCAACATGTTCTACAACACACCGCCAGATACCTCTGCTCTATAACACACCCCCAGATCAACCTGTTCAACAATACTCTCCCAGATCTCCCTATTCTACAACACTCCGCCTGGATCCATTTGCTCTACCAAACACACCCAGATCTCTCTGTCCTACAACACACCGCCAGATCCGTCTGCTCCACAACAcagcccaagatccctct atccctctgttctacaacactcccccggatccctctgctccacaacacaccCCAGACCaacctgttctacaacactcctccagatccctctgctctacaacactgccGCAGATCcgtctgctctacaacactcccccagatccctctgctctatga